In Plasmodium vinckei vinckei genome assembly, chromosome: PVVCY_01, one DNA window encodes the following:
- a CDS encoding mitochondrial ribosomal protein L41, putative, which translates to MIKLAVSMLAKMGPSKGKGPLIAKYAPAGFKKGFGAIGLGRHTKKGFFIINKMLIPNFHVPDLTDCNLKPYVSRKTPLIVMKKQLGPQRKILN; encoded by the exons atgaTTAAGCTAGCTGTTTCTATGCTAGCCAAAATGGGCCCAAGTAAAGGAAAGGGCCCACTAATAGCCAAATACGCACCTGCTGGTTTTAAGAAAGGATTTGGAGCTATTGGATTAGGAAGACATACTAAAAAAG gtttttttataattaacaAAATGCTCATACCAAACTTTCATGTCCCAGATTTAACCGATTGCAAT CTAAAACCATATGTTTCAAGAAAAACCCCATTAATTGTTATGAAAAAACAATTGGGACCCCaaagaaaaattttaaattaa
- a CDS encoding RNA-binding protein, putative, whose protein sequence is MIKQKRSYSNMENDEGGDASNNNEDEGSFKRQRNNSHSSNMTYDSMNDEYENGDGPNKLNDGSMEMLIPYCLLLPNRAIGYVIGKSGNNVREIEKACGAIIKCQKEFDIPVYPPPSEKILTISGKKENKKKALELILNKSKTVMDFQEEDGKESIVIIVPTRSIPIIIGQKGSKISSLSERSACEINVHKEDVPGIKDKAIFIKSNKIIKIIDCISIIYDLLEEVAENGILEISEFPGISKNFTSPSNMGLCGPPPTNAPSSFHENSTANSVSGVSNHYNDTHSMNSGTNQYRGSRNNNMNYNNNNNMGNNGPKYSMKNKDNNYYDNYSTHNMDDYDNFSVPREKNLLLHKFGKESSSCVVRFVLDVETTAWIIGKAGCHIKEIRTITGAGAVIVDAPDNIENVKTCDRILTLSGSAENKYNALKLIVKQMEEREKNINNSMRMLVPGKAASFLIGRKGSIIKYITEQSGSQIQVAKNKESENEKLVLISGSPESKILASVLILQKLEEYDNPAIAREGLLIPLNDLYYSNNKNSNMKKNNNNSILGSGGGPSRMMQNNVRGSMNNNSGGNNNRYYNSSINNNSGDNMNNDDNNSSNYRYDNNKNNMNNIKNKTDAKEQIENIFLNEIYKSIPITSLPKILSVKQPYTIELNMPDVYLETFDSQNKDGKTLIEEITDKTGCNISVCTDSNDSSSYTFNVSLTGSPLANSLAILMIQAKIFQFDWF, encoded by the coding sequence ATGATTAAACAAAAGCGGTCTTATTCTAATATGGAAAATGATGAAGGTGGGGATGccagtaataataatgaggATGAAGGTTCATTTAAAAGGCAACGAAATAATAGTCATAGTAGCAACATGACATATGATAGCATGAATgatgaatatgaaaatgGTGATGGaccaaataaattaaatgatgGTAGCATGGAAATGTTAATACCATATTGCCTTTTATTACCTAATAGGGCAATTGGTTATGTCATTGGTAAGTCAGGTAATAATGTACGTGAAATTGAAAAAGCATGTGGTGCTATAATAAAATGCCAAAAAGAATTTGATATACCTGTTTATCCTCCCCCCtctgaaaaaatattaacaatatctggtaaaaaagaaaataaaaagaaagcattagaattaatattaaataaatctaAAACTGTTATGGATTTTCAAGAAGAGGATGGAAAAGAAtctattgttattattgtaCCTACTAGATCTATTCCTATTATTATTGGTCAAAAGGGTTCTAAAATATCTTCTTTATCTGAAAGATCTGCATGTGAAATTAATGTTCATAAGGAGGATGTACCAGGAATAAAAGATAaagctatttttataaaatcaaataaaatcataaaaattatagattgtataagtattatatatgatttattaGAAGAAGTTGCGGAAAATGGAATTTTAGAAATATCAGAATTTCCTGGAATTTCGAAAAATTTTACTTCTCCTAGTAATATGGGTTTATGTGGTCCACCTCCTACAAATGCTCCATCATCTTTTCATGAAAACTCAACTGCCAATAGTGTTAGTGGAGTTTCAAATCATTATAACGATACACATTCTATGAATTCCGGAACAAATCAGTATAGAGGATCtcgaaataataatatgaattataataataataataatatgggAAATAATGGGCCAAAATATtctatgaaaaataaagataataattattatgataattACAGTACTCATAATATGGATGATTATGATAACTTTTCTGTACCACGCGAAAAAAATCTTTTGTTACATAAGTTTGGAAAAGAATCTAGTTCTTGTGTGGTTCGTTTTGTTTTAGATGTAGAAACTACTGCATGGATTATAGGAAAGGCTGGGTGccatataaaagaaattcGAACAATAACCGGAGCAGGTGCAGTAATTGTAGATGCTCCtgataatattgaaaatgtaaaaacTTGTGATCGTATATTAACATTATCCGGTTCTgcagaaaataaatataatgcattaaaattaatagttAAACAAATGGaagaaagagaaaaaaatatcaataaTTCTATGCGTATGTTAGTTCCTGGTAAAGCAGCTAGCTTTTTAATAGGTAGAAAAGGTtctataattaaatatattactgAACAATCGGGTTCTCAAATTCAAGTagctaaaaataaagaaagtgaaaatgaaaaattagtTTTAATAAGTGGATCACCAGAATCAAAAATTTTAGCTTCTGTTctaattttacaaaaattagAAGAATATGATAATCCTGCTATAGCAAGAGAAGGATTACTTATTCCCttaaatgatttatattattctaataataaaaattcaaacatgaaaaaaaataataataattctatTCTTGGAAGTGGAGGTGGTCCATCAAGAATGATGCAAAATAATGTAAGAGGTTCgatgaataataattcaggtggaaataataatagataCTATAATTCatctataaataataattcaggTGATAACATGAATAATGATGACAACAATTCATCTAATTATCgttatgataataataaaaataatatgaacaatataaaaaataaaacagatgcaaaagaacaaattgaaaacatatttttaaacgaaatttataaatctATACCTATTACTTCGCTACCTAAAATATTGTCAGTTAAACAACCTTATACTATTGAATTAAATATGCCAGATGTATATTTAGAAACATTTGATtcacaaaataaagatgGAAAAACACTAATCGAAGAAATAACTGACAAAACAGGTTGTAATATATCTGTATGTACTGATTCAAATGATTCTTCTTCTTACACATTTAATGTATCTCTTACAGGTTCCCCTTTAGCAAATTCTTTAGCTATTTTAATGATACaagcaaaaatatttcaattcGATTGGTTTTAG
- a CDS encoding glyoxalase I, putative, whose amino-acid sequence MKFDLMNIYFLLVFFFFLKQYDFLNISKKYTYNFLNGNIIRKKEKYNFKNLKCKVEGIEYKVQDVDNSVNFYNNVLGFQVAEKGDNYAKLILGNNEAYIKLIKNEQDNFIIGEHSFLGLGIHLKEFDLKKVHKYKGQVEEELDKRPVTACILPDEDAQVRRFWTNCFITDPDGYGIEVVLQDEVPKLNRIRLYTTSTKDSQKFYSDILGMDLVKIQSHLEEISYPWNIYGGMSYYFSNENNSTILQLAYAYDENKLHMGNSLGNLILSFQDLNSLEKKLKENDIEIVKSNGEIIVKDFDGYNICLKQIT is encoded by the exons atgaaattcGATTTGATGAATATCTACTTCCTTTtagtgttttttttttttttaaaacaatatgattttttgaatatttcaaagaaatatacttataattttcttaacggaaatattattagaaaaaaagaaaaatacaattttaaaaatttaaaatgtaaAGTTGAAGGTATCGAATATAAAGTTCAGGATGTAGACAATTcagtaaatttttataataatgtgtTGGGTTTTCAAGTAGCAGAAAAGGGGGATAATTATGCTAAGCTCATTTTAGGAAATAATGAagcatatattaaattgataaaaaatgaacaggacaattttattataggAGAG CATTCATTCCTAGGGTTAGGAATACATTTAAAAGAATtcgatttaaaaaaagttcaTAAGTATAAAGGACAGGTTGAGGAAGAATTGGATAAAAGGCCAGTCACTGCTTGCATATTGCCAGATGAAGAt GCCCAAGTGCGACGATTTTGGACAAACTGTTTTATAACAGATCCCGATGGATATGGTATAGAAGTGGTATTACAGGATGAGGTTCCGAAATTAAATAGG atCCGTCTTTATACAACATCGACAAAAGACTCTCAGAAGTTTTACTCCGACATTTTGGGAATGGAT TTAGTGAAAATCCAAAGTCATCTAGAAGAAATATCATACCCTTGGAATATTTATGGTGGTATGAGCTATTATTTTTcgaatgaaaataattcaacCATACTTCAATTAGCTTATGCATATGATGAAAACAAA CTACACATGGGAAATTCTTTAGGCAATTTAATTTTGAGCTTCCAAGATTTAAATTCCcttgaaaaaaaactaaagGAAAACGATATAGAAATTGTTAAGTCGAATGGGGAAATTATAGTGAAAGATTTTGATGggtataatatttgtttaaagCAGATTACATAA
- a CDS encoding RAP protein, putative: MFIKKYNNFFVKNGERITGTIILCNNLSSIRFFFSKSPYKNKKPLNIDYINKIRNNSEKNDELKYNNIEGTNVYNQINKEHSYRHQFNCNREIYKKCGEDNKRITKICEELYESIKKKEYNDFENKLVYSISLAENAIEISQLINVISKSNFLKISKETKEYNNNNIDKDKIISSYVTLIDKSLKIFDNIPIRSISLILNSMIKLGIFHNNFIDLFIKNITKIVNQSNNIDLCIFFHFYVNALNHVLILRENMEDILKLFLEKINNVSLELQIKSISSVLRCNKKLVKNIFSHNGTRLESQTNNGTPFLNKDNLKTINEINLKLKNNFYIKMNYGSIQQLCNILEDLEYFDLIDNDTYYDILNILKFPSNIYKLKNIDFINILNNIKSRNNKYKDLLPLSYFSFIFDILKEKDFSNCLTSDLAELIKLINYFKKMYNNLNFCMNKSENILYKRDLADVLSIPTLIYILHDYSIINKRDTLLNSFTLKLFYRIMDCVNEEVINNSNFLKNVDEYLVKARTSESNKLFINSAEEKSATMLDLSTHLLLIKSVDILIDKGIIKNNDYIFCKNFLYFNNYNKFEPLNYGKCEENEKCEKYIHFNLYIISIFGKIKHDDFNFLLHLIKNSLILSVYFSIKDIVILLKGLSKCSYLVDKINYLFFESILNYLTFLIIKKNDMNCSDLNWSNNNNSSSTIRLFEKDLYFNKRNFKEQDIVSITNNMYRQIENIIQTNSEYVNSLEIRQINENKLEYLPDSKLDQFENKMGFPIYGKEGEKEKNNIFVYNEKQMCYIDCCYILYYMDKLNYINYDIIKLVIKNMYVKINYLKNEHILKTINALTKIKNIDKEVSSFNYFIKKLLFQFCYNIGDANENCKNYNGVHKTEETIKMFYIISKLYTKNEYKNSLIRKYILILLEELLEKKNYPCINNAIIIMRAFKNMYPYRYIKLAKYVIKWINDEIADYKISYIDHKICLKNNEEIFKNGNDNLINFDFLKTYFSVLPILVNPTTNIYSDINDEYLLTSKKLFSILHEQFRKNPSIKNDAISVIVDFMNFSFHYMDDFFLENYPNFILYIINEKETLSKEQFCLFLLNLKYLSNWGLKHVNDNMGGQEKYTELYHSIEKRFNEFLNNDKNKSMIEIVYGDKTNDENNKLNYDFSFNKKSLTFLDTEDNDEQEIISMEYNSVNINGLFDIKKNNYNSELIKKKKSYKFEENNERRKYKNRLNEFEIILRKYAYCQNNVQDKIEIVKNKKIFLFDIKYIDLKKNIIFDFLEEQYYFKEPDDSTIELLPHINLRLLILNKLNFYIFLMPFFEWDSYYGRLEKAKAIYHKLLSITNNIKSYPIQTNRDSVFSTIGQYK, from the coding sequence atgtttataaaaaaatataataatttttttgtaaaaaatggtGAAAGAATAACAGGcacaataatattatgtaataatttaagttcaattcgattttttttttctaagtctccttataaaaataaaaaacctTTGAATAttgattatattaataaaattcgaaataatagtgaaaaaaatgatgaactaaaatataataatatcgaAGGGACGAATGTCTATAATCAAATTAATAAGGAGCATAGTTACAGACACCAATTTAATTGTAAtagagaaatatataaaaaatgtggagaagataataaaagaataacTAAAATATGTGAAGAATTATATgaaagtataaaaaaaaaagaatataatgattttgaaaataagtTAGTATATTCGATTTCGCTAGCTGAGAATGCAATAGAAATTTCACAACTAATAAATGTAATTAGTAAATcgaattttttgaaaatctCTAAAGAGActaaagaatataataacaacAATATTGATAaggataaaataatatcttCTTATGTAACTTTAATTGATAaaagtttaaaaatatttgataatattcCAATAAGGAGTATAAgcttaattttaaatagtaTGATTAAGCTAGGCATTTTTcacaataattttattgatctatttattaaaaatattacaaaaatagtaaatcaaagtaataatatagacctgtgtatattttttcatttttatgttaatGCATTAAATcatgttttaattttaagagaaaatatggaagatatattaaaattatttctagaaaaaataaataatgttagTTTAGAATTGCAGATAAAAAGTATTTCATCCGTTTTACGGtgtaataaaaagttagtaaaaaatatattctctCATAATGGCACAAGATTAGAAAGCCAAACAAATAATGGTACTCCCTTTTTGAACAAAGACAATTTGAAAAcaattaatgaaataaatttaaagctaaaaaataatttttatataaaaatgaactATGGAAGTATACAACAATTATGTAACATATTGGAAGATTTagaatattttgatttaattGATAATGATACTTATtatgatattttaaatatattaaaatttcctagcaatatttataaattaaaaaatatagattttataaatatattaaataatataaaaagtagaaataataaatataaagattTACTTCCTTTGtcttatttttcatttatttttgatattttaaaagaaaaggaTTTTTCAAACTGTTTAACTAGCGATTTAGcagaattaataaaattaataaattattttaaaaaaatgtataataatCTTAATTTTTGCATGAACAAGtcagaaaatatattatataaaagagATTTAGCTGATGTGTTATCAATACCAAcacttatttatattttacatgATTATTCAATAATTAACAAGCGTGATACACTATTAAATTCGTTTactttaaaattgttttatagAATAATGGATTGTGTAAATGAGgaagtaataaataatagcaattttttaaaaaatgttgatGAATATTTAGTAAAAGCTCGAACTAGCGAAAGtaacaaattatttattaacagTGCAGAAGAAAAAAGTGCCACTATGCTCGATTTAAGCACACATttgttattaataaaatcaGTTGACATACTCATAGATAAaggtataataaaaaataatgattatattttttgtaaaaattttctatattttaataattacaaCAAATTCGAACCTTTGAACTATGGCAAGTGTgaggaaaatgaaaaatgtgaaaaatatattcattttaatttatatataatttctatatttggtaaaataaaacatgatgattttaattttttattacatttgataaaaaattcattaatattatctgtttatttttcaataaaagATATAGTGATTTTATTAAAGGGTTTAAGCAAATGCTCTTATTTggttgataaaataaattatttattttttgagtcgatattaaattatttgacctttttaataattaaaaaaaatgacatGAACTGTTCAGATTTAAATTGGagtaacaataataatagtagtAGTACCATCAGgttatttgaaaaagacTTATACTtcaataaaagaaattttaAAGAGCAAGACATAGTAAGcataacaaataatatgtatagacaaatagaaaatataatacaaacAAATTCAGAATATGTTAACAGTTTGGAAATAAgacaaataaatgaaaataagtTGGAATATTTACCTGACTCTAAATTAGATCAATTTGAGAATAAGATGGGATTTCCCATTTATGGAAAAGAAGGcgagaaagaaaaaaataatatttttgtgtataatgaaaaacaaATGTGTTATATAGATTgttgttatatattatattatatggatAAGCTAaactatataaattatgatattataaagttagtaataaaaaatatgtatgtaaaaattaattatttaaaaaatgagcaCATACTTAAGACAATAAATGCATTaactaaaataaaaaatattgataaagaagtttcttcttttaattattttattaaaaaattgttatttcAATTTTGTTACAATATTGGTGATGCCAATGAAAATTGCAAGAATTATAATGGTGTGCATAAAACCGAagaaacaataaaaatgttttatataatcagtaaattatatacaaaaaatgaatataaaaatagtttaataagaaaatatattttaatattgttaGAGGAGTtacttgaaaaaaaaaattatccttgtataaataatgctatcattattatgagagcttttaaaaatatgtaccCATATCGTTATATAAAGCTAGCCAAATATGTCATAAAATGGATTAATGACGAAATTGCagattataaaatttcttatatagaccataaaatatgcttaaaaaataatgaagaaattTTTAAGAATGGAAATGATAActtaattaattttgattttttgaaaacatatttttctgTGTTGCCTATATTAGTTAATCCAAcgacaaatatttattctgATATAAATGacgaatatttattaacaagTAAGAAATTATTCTCTATATTGCATGAACAGTTCAGGAAAAATCCGtccataaaaaatgatgctATTTCGGTAATTGTGGATTTTATGAACTtttcttttcattatatggATGATTTCTTTTTGGAAAATTATcctaattttattttatacataattaatgaaaagGAGACTTTATCAAAAGAacaattttgtttatttttgttaaatttgaaatatttatcaaattGGGGGCTCAAACATGTTAATGACAATATGGGGGGTCAAGAGAAATATACTGAATTATACCACTCGATTGAAAAACGTTTTAACGAGTTTTtgaataatgataaaaataaatctatGATTGAGATAGTTTATGGAGATAAGActaatgatgaaaataataaattgaaTTACGATTTTAgttttaacaaaaaaagtttaacatttttagaCACAGAAGATAATGATGAGCAAGAAATTATTTCCATGGAATATAACAgtgttaatataaatggcttgtttgatataaaaaaaaacaattataatagtgagcttataaaaaaaaaaaaatcttaTAAgtttgaagaaaataatgaaaggaggaaatacaaaaatagaTTAAACGAAtttgaaattattttgagaaaatatgcatattgtCAAAATAATGTGCAAgataaaattgaaattgtaaaaaataaaaaaatatttttatttgatattaaatatattgatttgaaaaaaaatattatttttgattttttggaggaacaatattattttaaggAACCTGATGACTCAACCATAGAATTGTTGCCGCATATAAATTTGCGattgttaattttaaataaattaaatttttacatttttcttATGCCTTTTTTTGAATGGGATAGTTATTATGGAAGATTAGAAAAAGCTAAAGCGATTTatcataaattattaagcattacaaataatattaaatccTATCCTATACAAACAAATAGGGATAGTGTTTTTTCAACCATTGGTCAGTATAAATGA
- a CDS encoding serine/threonine protein kinase, putative, with product MNESVSSPIKATCRDMALKSSLHSFTFSLKDFDIAGFLGDGAHGSVFLACERRTNFICVLKCISKSHLVKSTQEALLRKEIELQAHLKHPHIACMYTWFHTSSHVFFVMEYCSNGDLFTYLNEHGPFSEKKVATMLFEIIWAIRTCHDKRIAHLDLKPENVLVNHEEKCKLADFGLSAHIGSKHKKKGISHYRGTHDYWSPEQCARHQKKKQNFGEFDQKTDIWTLGILAFELKFGRPPFGSTNEEREDVIMNRIQEYHWSQLFSEKVKQDLIDKLSPEFKSFLNQCLDKNPKKRPTAEELIQHPFIFIHNKNRPCIKSYATQPRGKQGPKLSHKGFNEQDGSFLTPIWFHNK from the exons atgaacgAGTCAGTTAGTAGCCCAATTAAGGCGACATGCAGAGACATGGCCTTAAAAAGTAGTTTACATTCCTTTACCTTCAGTCTCAAAGATTTTGACATTGCTGGATTTCTg gGGGATGGGGCACATGGAAGTGTATTCTTAGCATGTGAAAGACGAACAAATTTTATCTGtgttttaaaatgtatatcTAAATCACACCTAGTCAa AAGTACACAAGAAGCGCTTTTAAGAAAAGAAATTGAACTCCAAGCTCATTTAAAACATCCCCATATAGCAtg CATGTATACCTGGTTCCACACAAGTAGCCATGTGTTTTTTGTTATGGAGTATTGCTCGAATGGTGATTTGTTTACCTACTTAAATGAGCATGGACCATtttcagaaaaaaaagttgcTACTATGCTGTTCGAAATAATTTGGGCAATAAGAACTTGTCATGATAAAAGAATAGCACACTTAGATCTTAAACCAGAAAATGTTTTAGTAAATCATGAAGAAAAATGTAAACTTGCTGATTTTGGATTATCTGCACATATAGGAtctaaacataaaaaaaaaggaatttCACATTATAGAGGTACTCATGATTATTGGTCTCCTGAACAATGTGCTAgacatcaaaaaaaaaaacaaaacttTGGAGAATTTGATCAAAAAACAGATATATGGACGCTTGGTATTTTAGCTtttgaattaaaatttgGTAGACCACCTTTTGGATCAACGAATGAAGAAAGAGAAGATGTTATTATGAACAGAATACAAGAATATCATTGGAGTCAATTATTTTCTGAAAAAGTTAAACAAGATTTAATAGATAAATTATCTCCTGAATTTAAAAGCTTTCTAAATCAATGTTTAGATAAAAatccaaaaaaaagacCAACTGCTGAAGAATTAATTCAGCatccttttatttttattcataataaaaatagaccATGTATTAAATCTTATGCTACACAACCCAGAGGAAAACAAGGCCCCAAACTAAGTCACAAAGGGTTTAATGAGCAAGATGGTTCTTTTCTTACTCCCATTTGGtttcataataaatag
- a CDS encoding 50S ribosomal protein L24, putative: MFSSIFSSQNQLSHLLSNVNNLFLKYAQVRNHKIIKPRNIIKVWKIKPGDEVKVISGKDKGKIGEVLSCDKFRNMIKVKGCNLRKIFLDNKYVYIEKKIHYSNVQLIDNFLKTNTKVSIRYTDDNKMIRISKKSGIVIPWPIDKKVESEYDQAEENPLDTHPEEALKKTYDYKTDVKFMNMLRQTVNKYNRELS; encoded by the coding sequence atgttttcTTCGATTTTTTCAAGCCAAAATCAATTAAGTCACTTATTGAGcaatgtaaataatttatttttaaaatatgcacaAGTAAGAAATCATAAGATTATTAAACCAAGGAATATTATTAAGGtatggaaaataaaaccAGGAGATGAAGTAAAAGTAATATCAGGAAAAGATAAAGGAAAGATAGGTGAAGTATTAAGCTGTGATAAATTTCGAAATATGATTAAAGTAAAAGGATGCAATTTAAGGAAAATTTTTcttgataataaatatgtttatattgagaaaaaaatacactATTCAAATGTTCAGCTAATAgataactttttaaaaacaaatacaaAAGTTTCAATTAGATATACTGACGACAATAAAATGATAagaatatcaaaaaaatctGGAATTGTTATACCATGGCCTATCGATAAAAAAGTAGAATCTGAATATGATCAGGCAGAAGAAAATCCCTTAGACACACACCCAGAGGaagctttaaaaaaaacatatgatTACAAAACTGATGTAAAATTTATGAACATGTTAAGGCAAACtgttaataaatacaatagAGAATTgtcataa
- a CDS encoding calcium-binding protein, putative, with protein sequence MDENIDDKRRESNYKFLNSDEINNLEYIFNKIKKNKNENVPIQNIEKFLLKSHNEQICDDLVSYFHLYGSTVTLDDFIGHLNCDINEFKSKEKIKNLFEMLDENKKGFITSKDFINAAKEFDNEFKEDVLKNIFKIIDLNNNNKIIFDEFKNAIWNI encoded by the coding sequence ATGgatgaaaatatagacGACAAAAGAAGAGAAAGTAattacaaatttttaaactctgatgaaataaacaatttagaatatatttttaataaaataaaaaagaataaaaatgaaaatgtaccaatacaaaatatagaaaaatttCTTCTTAAAAGTCATAATGAGCAAATATGTGATGACTTAGTTagttattttcatttatatggTAGTACAGTAACACTAGACGATTTTATAGGGCATTTAAATTGTGATATTAATGAGTTTAAatcaaaagaaaaaataaaaaacttaTTTGAAATGcttgatgaaaataaaaagggaTTTATAACATCGAAAGATTTCATTAATGCAGCTAAAGAATTTGACAACGAATTTAAGGAGgatgtattaaaaaatatattcaaaattatagacttaaataataataataaaataatttttgatgaatttaaaaatgctATATGGAATATTTAG